From Parambassis ranga chromosome 9, fParRan2.1, whole genome shotgun sequence, the proteins below share one genomic window:
- the prdm8b gene encoding PR domain zinc finger protein 8b, producing MEESSSQKLVWDGDAKAVQQCLTDIFTSVYTTCDIPENAIFGPCVLSHTSLYDSIAFIALKSTDKRTAPYIFRVDTSAANSTSEGLMWLRLVQSARDKEEQNLEAYVKNGQLFYRSLRRIEKDEELLVWYGKDLIDLLLLSSSRAPAKSKGSSHHSCPDCSQRFQFEFPFLAHLRFRCTKRLQSITGADEEPVKESSTERPNTTPTRTSPKLGRSEGFSSPQDSTKPSTDFHNLARDLEKNRTSPPSNKEAEICSESSGKRKFSDIGDRECRAPSHPQSKSKDELATSAQNYRGVYGLEDNRRSFSPPGSTEHGEPKRSAFTEVKKSPQSLKHHSKNQSSNSENKDGGRPSSNPSEKHLNIRQVLSETQPPQTSPIGSAFTSVGQQGSDSAGERKSAFSQPSRSFSQISPLVMPPKLLDCHPAVGDTISSNRLYQADHLAAKLQGAELGANCPVPGGMAKQNPFVYATAFWPKNSGPIQLQMPSALTLLPPSFTSLCLPAQNWCAKCNASFRMTSDLVYHMRSHHKKEYAMEPLVKRRREEKLKCPICNESFRERHHLSRHMTSHN from the exons ATGGAGGAGTCCAGCTCGCAGAAGTTGGTGTGGGATGGGGACGCCAAAGCGGTGCAGCAGTGTCTGACGGACATTTTCACAAGCGTCTACACGACGTGTGACATCCCAGAAAACGCCATTTTCGGGCCCTGCGTGCTGAGCCACACGTCGCTGTACGACAGCATCGCCTTCATCGCCCTGAAATCCACCGACAAGCGCACAGCACCGTACATCTTCAGG GTGGACACCTCAGCGGCCAACAGCACCTCAGAGGGCCTGATGTGGCTGCGGCTGGTCCAGTCTGCCCGGGACAAAGAGGAACAGAACCTGGAGGCCTACGTGAAGAATGGCCAGCTCTTCTACCGCTCGCTGCGCCGCATCGAGAAGGACGAGGAGCTGCTGGTTTGGTACGGCAAAGACCTCAtcgacctgctgctgctcagctccaGCAGAGCGCCTGCCAAGAGCAAAG gTTCGTCCCATCATTCCTGTCCAGACTGCAGCCAGCGGTTCCAGTTTGAGTTCCCGTTCTTAGCTCATCTGCGGTTCCGTTGCACCAAGAGACTGCAGAGCATCACTGGAGCTGACGAAGAGCCCGtcaaggagagcagcacagagcgACCAAACACAACCCCTACCAGGACCAGCCCAAAGCTGGGCCGCTCCGAGGGCTTCAGCAGTCCTCAGGACAGCACCAAACCTTCCACAGACTTTCATAACCTGGCCAGGGATCTAGAGAAGAACCGGACAAGTCCGCCAAGCAACAAGGAGGCCGAGATCTGCAGCGAGAGCTCAGGGAAGAGGAAGTTCTCAGACATAGGGGACAGGGAGTGCCGAGCACCCAGCCATCCACAGTCCAAGTCTAAAGACGAGCTTGCAACTTCTGCACAGAACTACAGGGGAGTTTACGGCCTGGAGGACAACCGCAGGTCCTTCTCTCCACCTGGGTCCACGGAGCACGGTGAGCCCAAGCGCAGCGCCTTCACCGAGGTCAAGAAGTCACCCCAGAGTCTCAAACACCACAGCAAAAACCAGAGCTCCAACTctgaaaacaaagatggaggTCGTCCAAGCAGCAACCCTTCAGAGAAGCACCTGAACATCAGGCAGGTGCTGTCGGAGACACAGCCGCCCCAGACCTCACCCATCGGGAGCGCTTTCACCTCCGTCGGCCAGCAAGGCAGCGACAGTgctggagagaggaagagtgcCTTCAGTCAGCCGTCTCGCTCCTTCTCCCAGATCTCACCACTGGTGATGCCGCCCAAGCTGCTGGACTGCCACCCAGCGGTGGGCGACACCATCTCCTCCAACAGACTCTATCAGGCCGACCACCTCGCTGCCAAACTGCAGGGTGCAGAATTAGGCGCCAACTGCCCCGTGCCGGGAGGCATGGCCAAGCAGAACCCCTTTGTCTACGCCACTGCCTTCTGGCCCAAGAACTCGGGACCTATCCAGCTCCAGATGCCCTCGGCCCTCACCCTCCTGcctccctccttcacctccCTTTGTCTGCCGGCACAGAACTGGTGCGCCAAGTGCAACGCTTCCTTCCGCATGACCTCAGACTTGGTTTACCACATGCGATCCCACCACAAAAAGGAGTACGCCATGGAGCCTCTGGTCAAGCGGCGGCGCGAGGAGAAACTCAAGTGCCCCATATGCAACGAATCCTTCCGGGAGCGGCATCACCTGTCACGTCACATGACCTCTCATAACTGA